The Lathyrus oleraceus cultivar Zhongwan6 chromosome 5, CAAS_Psat_ZW6_1.0, whole genome shotgun sequence genome includes the window GGCACATGAACTTtccatttttttttaaattttataattataattaattaaattaaatacttaaattaaaaattatattatattataaagTAAAAATACATAAAATTGACAAGAAAATTAATGATCCGCCCGATTGAAACGTCCTTTGTTCCACATCTAGGTGCGTTAACCTCTCTTCAAGGTCTCTCACGATTTCTCTGAGGTGTTTGaggtctttgagtgctgacatgatgcaatggtgACTGGTGTGAAGGTTCGGTGAAAGGTCCAGCGGTATAAGATTTATCAAACTAATGCAACAAGGTATATGATTTATTGTCGAAATGAGCCCTGCTTGTTCCGGTTGTCAGCATCTTACCGGAAGAtgagtgattcttgggagattggtTCTATGGATCCAGTTCGCACATGCTTAATCACGAACAAATGCAAGACCATCCAAACTCAACTCTcagttaatatgcgatgaaatttAGTCTGTCATTAACGataatccgtcgttaaaggtgagtacaataatctcacATATTATAATAGAATACAACTATACTCCATCATACAGAAAGGCTTGGATAGCTAGGACTAAGGCggttgaaaaagtgtttggcaattgggaggattcttacaaacaacttccaaaatacttggtgGCTCTTAAACATTATGCTTCAGGGACTATTGTCAATTTGGAAACGTTGTCGGCGTACACCCCAAACGGGACTTGTGCTATTGGTAATGAAATATTCCACCGactcttctgggcgtatcaaacatgcatcaaaggttttgctttctgtaaacctattatacaaattgatggtacatggttgtacaGGAAATATAAAGGAACACTACTGATGGCAGTGACACAACATGacaacaacaatatttttccaatcgTCTTTGtcctagttgaaggggagactgctgtggggatgaagttttttcataaaaactctctgattgcacgttgttcctcaacctaacttatgtttgatctcagaccgacacccttcaatagtgagtgcctacaaaaatattgataatggctggcaggATCCTCCGTCGACGCATATGTACCACATTAGACATATCACTCAAAATTTTATGtgggagatcaaagacaaaatgTTGCGGAAGAAGATTGTCAATGCAGGGTATGCATTaacagaaccttctttcaaatACTACCGCGAAGACATCCGGTTGTCAAACGCAGATGCATTACGGTGGATCGACAATATTctattggagaagtggactagggcatacgacaatggtcaacgttggggccacatgacaacaaatcttgtggaatcaatgaactctgtcttcaaaggcatctgaaacctacctataaccgctttaATGCGAGCAACCTATTTCAGGCTAGGGACGTTGTTTGGGACCAAAcattccaaatggagttcagtgttacaatctgggcagttgtttagtgatgcttcaatgaaattcattagagAGGAAGCTtccaaagctaacacacatgtggtcactGTGTTTGACCatactaaaggttggtacaatGTTGTTGAatccatggatcacaatgaaggcatgtcGAGGGAACACTATAAAGTGGAACTAGATACAGGTTGGTacgactgcggaaagttccaagcctttcgtatgacctgctcccatgtcatagcggcatgttcaaaggttcgacgtgATTCATCCTACTTACTATTCAAcatttacaaagtcataagcatttccaatgtttacaaaattagcttttcAGTGGTAGCAAAAAAGGATTGTTGACCtgcatatcaaggggacattctctagcacaatgaaataatgcgaagaaagaaaaagggtcacccaaacaacacccgtattcgaaccgaaatggatacggaGGACAAAATGGTTaaattatgtagttcatgtcgctAGCCCAGTCAGAATCGTACTAACTATCCCAatgttggaacaagcacaacaaTATAACTTTAATTTCaactcttttgctttatattaaaaacaacatttatttcatataataactttgtgaggaaataccatcacaaacaaatacaacacatacaacacataagcaacacataaacaacaacacaacaaactacaacaaataaaataccatcactaacaaatacaacacataaacaacataGCTATGCGATTACAACAACATAACTAtgtgattacaaccatcaaaacaattttgaacattGTATACATCATTCTGTGAACGTCTATatcagtcttaatatccactcatacacaaacttctccattttggttgaacgtgtactcaagccattgaattcttctgatcctttcaccatctgcaatttctccatctaaccaacggttcaacgTCCTATTAAGACGTTCGAACGTTTCTATGTTCCAAAGTCGGATCTTTATCGGAGGCTGCACTGTTGAAAGATTAAATCggcatttctcttgtgaatatatgAGTATTTAGACATGGttaaaaaaaagaaaattgaaggagattgCAGGAAAATGAAGGAAAATGGAATGAGGGtaagaagttgtgtgaaaaattatgggAGATGCGCAGTGTATTTATAGATCAGCACGCACACATGCATGCGCCATTGCCCTAGGCGCCACACACACATATGACACATGCATGCACCAATGCATGTGACACACACTCACATGCctacatgcatgcgccaatgcatgtggcgcctTCACATGCTTGGCTGCATGCATGCGCCAGATGCTTGGGCACCTCCTTTGAATGCTAATTGGATGCGTCATTTCAATCGATGCATTAGTACTCAAAGGTGGTTATTTCGgtaattaatttgaaaaataggttattttagtatttaaattgaaaaaaaaaggctattttaaaaagaaatctgattttgtcttttaaaaaaaaattaattgaattaaaaatatgagtgatatatatatatatatatatatatatatatatatatatatatatatatatatatatatatatatatatatatatatatatatatataattagaTTTAATTTATATTCTAGAGTAATGTGGAATTATTTGAGTGTATTAGAATAATATATTTATAACTTTGATTTTATTTTAGGTTTAAATAGTCTTTCGTCCTTGTAAATTGGCAAGTTTTTTATTTTGGttcataaattattttatttttttaaactttCCACATGCTACATTCTTGTTGGCATTAGTGGTTATGttaaaaaaagttttaaaaaCAGATTTTACAATTTTAGTTTTAGTCCCTGTAAATTAGGGTTTCAGAAGAGGAAACATTTGTAAGCTCTGTGGGAGGCGGTTGCGAGGAAGACGAGGTATGTGGGCAGCAAAAATGGTAGACGAATCAAAGAAGCGTTTGAGCAAGACGGTTGATTCAATAGTGTATGATATTTACCGTGAACTTTCATTACGGGAGAAAATTTGTTAAGGACAATGTAATATATTACCTAGGTGGGCATGAACATATAGTAGACATTGATCATGATAAATGGAGCTTCTTTGAATATTGGTTATGGTGGTACAACAATGAATTGGACAAGCATAATAGAATGGTTAGTGATAGTGATGCTGATGAGGTTTATAAATTTGTTGTTGAAATGAAATGTGTAGTGGACATATATGTTGAGCATAAGGTAGTTGATGACATTGTTAATGTTGAGGAAAACTATGGTGTTAATGATGATGGTGTTATTGTTAATGTTGAGGATGATTATGTTACTaatgatgatgttgttgttaatgatgatgttgttgttaatgttaatgttaatgttaatgttaatgatggtgttgttaatgttgatattaatgttaattttaatgttgATGATGGTGGTGTTAATGATAGAGGTGTTGTTAAcattgaagaagatgaacacGAGGATAGTGATGACAATTATGATAGTGATTTTGAAGCTAATGGTATATCATTTAATGATAATGAAAATGAAAGGGATCTTGGGTTGGATGATGGCTTTGATTTAACTGATAAACAATCTGAGGGCAAAATAAAAAGGGTAAAACAAATAGCAAGGAAGCACAAAAATACTCCAAAGAAATTAAGAATTGGTGATGATAATGTAGGTTTATCTGGTGGTGTTAATGATGATATGGACATTAGTTATGCTAATGATGATCTTGATAGTAGTGATCTTGATGCCTCAGATCAAGATAATTGACCAAAGTATCCTATGTTTAAGATGGAGGAGTTGGACAAGAATTACAAGTTCAAAGTGGGATTGAAGCTTGTATCACTTGATGAATTTAAGGAGGAAATTACTGAATGGTCAATATTAAATGGGAGGGAGATAAAGTATGTGAGAAATGACAAAGTTAGAGTAAGGGTAGTTTGCAAGGGAAAATATGGGTTTTTGGCACTTGTTAGTAAGCTTGAGAATAAAAACACATATATAATGAATAGATGGGTTGGTGCTCACACATGTGGTAGGGTATTGAATATTAGTTCAGCCAATTCCAAGTGGATTGCTAAGACTATAGCGGATAGGATGATATCTTCTTATGGAATCAAGATTCATGATATTGTTTCTGACATTAGGAGTAATTACTATGTTGGTATAACTATGAATATGACATGGAAGGCAAAGCAAATTGAAAAAGCTTTGGTTGAAGGTGATGCAGCCAAATAATATACCCTGCTGTAGAGATATTCTACATAATAAGGAGGTAAATTCAGGGAACAATTGCAAATTTAATGTGACAAGGGTTGGAGCAATAATACAATCAAGGTTTAGGAATTTTTACTTTTGTTTTGATGGACTTAAGAAGGGGTTCACCATATCTTACAAGCCATTAATTGGTGTTGATGGATGTCATACATCTTAAGACAAAATATAAAGGGACcttgcttattgttgttgggaGAGATCCCAATGATCAATATGATACTCTAGCTTTTGGTTTTTCTGAAACTGAAAAAAAGGAGTCATAAAGGTGGTTCCTTACTTTGCTTTTTGAGGACATTTGCCAAGAACAAAATATGGGTTTTCATATCTGACCAACAAAAGGTACATTTcattactattttttttttggatttcATCCCTTATACATGTTTGACTGTTGGATTTCATCCCTGATACATGTTTAAAATTTGGATTTCATCCCTGATAAATGTTTGACTTTTGGATTTCATCCCTGATACATGTTTGTTCTAGATTAAAACTGAATTTGCAGGGTTTAATCCCCATGTTTGAAGAAATGTTTGAGAGGGTAGAGCATAGGCCATGTCTTAGGCATTTATATGCCAGTTTCAAAAAGAAGTTTAGGGGAGGCATGCAGATTAGAGACTTGATTATGGCAACAACAATGGTAACATATATTCAATCACGAGAAGCTAAGATGAAACAATTGAAGGGGGTTAATGTGAAGGATTGGAAATGGCTTTCCAAAATACCTACCAAAGTATGGTGTAAACATGCATTTTCTTTATATCCTAAATGTGACATGCTTATGAATAATGTATCTGAAGCACATAATAACACAATACTAGTGGCTAGGGATAAACCAATCTTAACTCTGTGTGAATGGATAAGAAACTATATCATAAATAGGATTTCTAGCTTAAGAGAAAGAGTTGATAGGTGGAAACATAAGATAATACATATACCTAGACTTAAGTTTGATAAAGAAGTAGAACATGTTGGTAATTTGATTCCAAATTGGTCTGGTGAAATAATATGGAAAGTTAAACATGTTCATACTAGACATAGTTTCATAGTGGATATTTCAAAAAGAATACACACTTGTAATTTATGGAAATTAGTAGGCATACCTTATAGACATGCAATATCTGCATTAGGTTTTAGGAACCAATTCCTTGAAGACTTTGTGGATGATTACTACTCCAATGAAACCTATGTAATATGCTATAATTTTAATGTAAGCCCAATTAATGGACAAGACATGGGGCCAGAGGTTAACATTGAAGAAATGTTAGCTCCAACATACAAAAGAGGACTTGGGAGGCCAAAGAAATTGAGGCGGAGGGAACTGATGAAGACCCTAACAAGGGAAGGACATAAATAAGTTATTATTGCATAAATTGTGTTATACATGACCATAATGCAATAAGTTGTACTAGTTATGTGGTTGACCATGAAGCTAAAAAAAGAAAGGTATTTACTTATCTCCATACTTTGTATTATTATTAATGTCATTGTGTCATATTAATTCCATGATTTATATGTGCAAAGAAAACCAAAGAAAATGCAATAGTAGATGAATTTGGGAATACAACACAAGAACAAATCCAACCTCAATCTGGAGTTTCATATAGAAATACAACATAAGAAAAACCCTAAGAATAACAATCTTTTGAATCTCAAACTGAAGTTGATTGTGAATTTGAAATGCTTGGTGCAAATGTTGCGGCATCATTTGAGGAAACACAACCTCAACCAAATGTGAATGATGTTACCTCCCAAATTGCAATTGTTCCCAATGTTGAAAATGCATTTGTTCCAAATGCTCAAGTTGCACATGACTTGGATATAAGTGGTTCACAACCTGATTATATTTTGTATGCACCTGTTCCAAATATTGAGCTTGTTCCTCAGGTAGCTGTATCTGCAACTCTAACCAATTCTAAACCAGTTGAGTTACTTAAACTAATTCAGTTTATTAGTTACAATTGGGTTTATTGCATGTATTATAATGCTTTTGTTATGATTGTATCTTTGTAGAAAAAGTAATCCAAACAAAAAAGGGCAAGGAAATTGGAGTTGAGGAGAAGTGATAGAACAAGGGTTCTTAAATGTAAAAAGCTCAAGGGAGAAGGAAGTGACCCAACACAACCATTAACATTGTAGACATTGGTGAACTTTCATATGGTTTAATCTTGAGAAGGAAATTGTGTGATGTATTTCTGTTATGCCTTTTTTTTGGCTTTATATTTATGTTATGTTGTATTTTGAGTCATGAAAAATTTGGAGACATGACATTGTTATGATGTATTATGGTTTATTTATCATATGCATTTTGGATTTATGTATTTTGGATACATTAACCATAATCATGATTTAGTAATACTTTTCCTTTTGGCTCTATGATGTATCTTTGTTATGCCTTTTTACCTCATATCTTATTTTAGTTCATTAAGAAACAGGGATAAAAACTAGGCATGCCAACATAACTCATACCCGCAGGTATCCACCTGAACCTGCCTCGAATTTGAAGAGAAAAATCCGCTTTGACTGAGTTTGGGTTTGGATTTTCCTTGATTATAAAATATGGGTACGGGTCaggtaatggggacactagtacccacctCGAACCTGTCCCCGAACCCGCCCtgtttattttattatgtactttattattttagttttgataatttagaatattaaatatgtggttaatattgatattttgatttgcatttattatttaaaatatttgaaatgtatgcatgaaattttttgagattt containing:
- the LOC127079818 gene encoding uncharacterized protein LOC127079818 codes for the protein MFEEMFERVEHRPCLRHLYASFKKKFRGGMQIRDLIMATTMVTYIQSREAKMKQLKGVNVKDWKWLSKIPTKVWCKHAFSLYPKCDMLMNNVSEAHNNTILVARDKPILTLCEWIRNYIINRISSLRERVDRWKHKIIHIPRLKFDKEVEHVGNLIPNWSGEIIWKVKHVHTRHSFIVDISKRIHTCNLWKLVGIPYRHAISALGFRNQFLEDFVDDYYSNETYVICYNFNVSPINGQDMGPEVNIEEMLAPTYKRGLGRPKKLRRRELMKTLTREGHK